One window of the Chitinophaga niabensis genome contains the following:
- a CDS encoding SusC/RagA family TonB-linked outer membrane protein codes for MTISIRSRLIIACCALAMMFMLFCVTTFAQTKPLNGIIRDKTGRPVPGVTVVIQGTTTGTTSDAEGRFKLNAPENAVLVFSFIGYQTQKLTVGAAASYNVILQDNTTELDQLVVVGYGTRKKSDVTGAVSQVKATALENENPANVQDLLRANVPGLNVTASNSAKGGGDLTIRGKSSINAGTTPLIVLDGVIYPGQLSDINPNDIQTIDVLKDASAAAVYGAKSAKGVILINTKRGTRSKPTITFNTNVGVSTLAMDEPLYDGPGFVRWRRDVMYSVNANAKPYQFDDPRALPSNITVDQWKAYDNSQGDPVDIWLNRLKILPVEVKNYKAGKTTDWYSQMFHHAFRQDHTISIAGKKEDISYYISAGYVNNEGIIVGDKFKTFRTRINVEAKAAKFATVGINMQFADRDESQVPVTWGQMVNASPYGEKYKDDGKTLRDSPNDDVGNNLNPFLENTYTNRMDKTNTLFGSLYLKGDLPFGFSYQTNFSPNFDFNRYFNSISAKDFRYAARKGVATRREQTIYNWQIDNLLRWNKTFGDHEFDATFLFNAEKFQSWRNQMDNEGFDPNDNLGWHNIGSGIKPVISSSDSVSTGDALMGRLNYGFRGKYLLTASIRRDGYSAFGQRNPRASFPALALSWVFTKEKFVQLDWLDYGKLRLSWGVNGNRDIGRYLALSDLTSGKYQYVQQNGQVQLVSQLYVGRLQNPNLKWEKSTSYNVGLDFSVFRDRLTGSVDVYKKNTTDLLILRGLPIHSGFLTVMDNLGEVENKGFEISLNSANIRSNSFKWNTNLNFTLNRNKIKHLYGEVDIKDATGKVIGREERDDPANKWFIGHDLDEIWDLRVLGVWQVAEAAEAAKFGVKPGDFKLEDVNKDGKFSDADRQFLGFRSPRFQWTLRNDFSYRNFDFSFMLYSNWGTLGPNNLPKNNSGFIDRQNSYRLPYWTPENPTNDYARLFSSNGSAVFDVYRNTSFIRLSTISLGYSLPAKMANKAGLDGVKIYGNVNNVGVYQPGWTFWDAEYIYGNNNPPARNYSLGINITL; via the coding sequence ATGACGATTAGCATCAGGAGCAGGCTGATAATAGCCTGTTGCGCACTCGCAATGATGTTCATGCTCTTCTGCGTTACCACCTTTGCCCAAACAAAACCCCTGAACGGCATTATCAGAGATAAAACCGGCAGACCTGTTCCCGGCGTTACGGTTGTTATACAGGGAACCACCACAGGCACCACTTCAGATGCTGAAGGACGCTTCAAATTGAATGCACCTGAAAATGCGGTGCTCGTTTTCTCCTTTATCGGCTACCAGACACAGAAATTAACCGTAGGTGCTGCTGCTTCCTATAATGTTATACTACAGGATAATACTACTGAATTGGATCAGCTGGTAGTGGTAGGGTATGGCACCAGGAAGAAAAGTGATGTCACCGGTGCCGTGTCGCAGGTAAAGGCCACTGCGCTTGAAAACGAGAATCCTGCCAATGTGCAGGACCTGCTCAGGGCCAATGTTCCCGGCCTGAACGTTACTGCATCCAATTCCGCCAAAGGTGGCGGGGACCTTACCATCCGTGGTAAGTCGTCTATCAATGCAGGCACAACACCGCTGATCGTACTGGATGGTGTGATCTATCCCGGTCAGCTCAGCGATATCAACCCGAACGATATCCAAACCATTGACGTGTTGAAAGATGCCAGTGCCGCAGCGGTATATGGTGCCAAATCTGCCAAAGGAGTGATCCTTATCAATACAAAACGCGGTACGCGTTCCAAACCTACTATTACCTTCAACACCAATGTAGGCGTATCCACTTTAGCCATGGATGAACCATTGTACGATGGTCCCGGTTTTGTAAGATGGAGAAGGGATGTGATGTACAGTGTAAACGCAAATGCCAAACCCTATCAGTTTGATGATCCCCGTGCACTGCCTTCCAATATCACGGTGGACCAATGGAAGGCCTATGATAACTCCCAGGGTGATCCGGTGGATATCTGGCTGAACCGCCTGAAAATATTACCGGTAGAGGTGAAGAACTACAAAGCGGGTAAAACCACTGACTGGTACAGCCAGATGTTCCATCATGCTTTCCGGCAGGATCATACCATAAGCATCGCCGGTAAAAAAGAAGATATTTCCTACTACATCTCCGCAGGTTATGTGAACAACGAAGGTATCATTGTAGGTGATAAATTCAAAACCTTCCGTACACGCATCAACGTAGAAGCAAAAGCGGCAAAGTTTGCAACGGTGGGTATCAATATGCAGTTTGCTGACCGTGATGAAAGCCAGGTACCTGTTACCTGGGGCCAGATGGTGAATGCTTCTCCCTACGGCGAAAAATACAAGGATGATGGTAAAACCCTGCGGGATAGCCCAAATGACGATGTGGGAAACAACCTCAATCCTTTCCTCGAAAATACCTACACCAACCGGATGGATAAAACCAATACGCTCTTTGGTTCATTATACCTGAAAGGGGATCTGCCTTTTGGTTTTTCCTATCAGACCAACTTTTCACCCAACTTTGATTTTAACCGTTACTTCAACAGCATCTCTGCAAAAGACTTCCGTTATGCCGCACGTAAAGGTGTGGCTACCCGCAGGGAGCAAACGATCTACAACTGGCAGATCGATAATTTATTGCGCTGGAATAAAACATTCGGCGATCATGAGTTTGATGCTACCTTTCTTTTCAATGCAGAAAAATTCCAGTCCTGGCGTAACCAGATGGATAATGAAGGATTTGATCCCAATGATAACTTAGGCTGGCATAATATCGGCTCAGGTATTAAACCGGTGATCTCCAGTTCGGATTCTGTGAGTACGGGAGATGCATTGATGGGGAGGCTGAACTACGGCTTCCGTGGTAAATATCTTTTAACGGCCTCTATCCGCCGGGATGGTTACTCCGCATTCGGCCAGCGTAATCCAAGAGCCAGCTTTCCTGCGCTTGCCCTGAGCTGGGTGTTCACGAAAGAAAAGTTTGTGCAACTGGACTGGCTGGATTATGGTAAACTCAGGCTCTCCTGGGGTGTGAACGGTAACCGCGATATCGGCCGTTACCTCGCTTTGTCTGACCTTACTTCCGGTAAATACCAGTACGTGCAGCAGAATGGCCAGGTGCAGCTGGTTTCCCAGTTATATGTAGGCCGCCTGCAAAACCCAAATCTCAAATGGGAGAAGAGCACTTCCTACAACGTAGGGCTTGATTTCAGCGTGTTCCGGGACCGCCTCACCGGTTCTGTCGATGTGTACAAGAAAAACACAACAGACCTTTTGATCCTCCGCGGCCTGCCCATTCACAGCGGTTTCCTCACGGTAATGGATAACCTGGGCGAAGTGGAGAACAAAGGATTTGAGATCAGCCTCAACAGTGCAAACATCCGCAGCAATAGTTTCAAATGGAACACCAATCTGAACTTTACGCTGAACAGGAATAAGATCAAACATCTTTATGGAGAAGTGGATATCAAAGATGCAACAGGCAAAGTGATCGGCCGGGAAGAAAGGGATGACCCTGCGAATAAATGGTTCATAGGGCATGACCTGGATGAAATATGGGACCTGAGAGTACTGGGTGTATGGCAGGTGGCCGAAGCGGCAGAAGCTGCCAAATTCGGTGTTAAACCAGGCGACTTTAAACTGGAGGATGTAAACAAGGATGGCAAGTTCTCTGATGCGGACCGCCAGTTCCTGGGTTTCAGATCACCCCGTTTTCAATGGACCCTGCGGAATGATTTCTCCTACAGAAACTTCGACTTCTCTTTCATGCTCTACTCTAACTGGGGAACATTGGGGCCCAATAACCTGCCCAAGAATAACTCCGGTTTCATAGATCGTCAGAACTCCTACCGTTTACCTTACTGGACTCCGGAGAATCCAACCAACGATTATGCCCGCCTCTTTTCCAGCAATGGCAGTGCTGTATTCGACGTATACCGGAATACTTCCTTTATCCGCCTGAGCACTATTTCACTGGGTTATTCATTACCGGCAAAGATGGCAAACAAAGCCGGTCTGGATGGCGTGAAGATCTACGGGAACGTGAACAATGTAGGCGTATATCAACCCGGCTGGACGTTCTGGGATGCAGAATATATTTATGGCAACAACAATCCGCCGGCACGTAACTATTCCCTGGGCATCAATATCACTCTCTAA
- a CDS encoding RagB/SusD family nutrient uptake outer membrane protein, whose amino-acid sequence MRYTILLVSMAALTISCGKDWLKPKQLSTYDPDVTYVDAAAMRAALVSCARNARIEYYGDNPPILTEMLFSEVTVEGVTDKSGPPQDLNLLITPDGANLNNADRARIYYYYSEGYLGIKYANTVIGRIDNATYASRAERNAILGSAYFHRAMRYYRLTQQFGDVPAIMKETTEPKLDYTSTKREVILEYIKKDLDSAKGWLTDNVARGEVTKGAVLHLLTKVNLALGKFDEAIESANALINGGAYSLMKVPFGATKKNVIWDLHRPENKSLGENKEGIFMVIDRFGDGGYDGGMRIMRQAVPLWGTNINTPSGKKGTNDNTNPPVVLSNLYGRGIGRCRPTPYSNYEIWTDPKDLRHAPGNWMNMEDLVYNDPGLLSSNDPYYLKPLQLRNANGGLLCTDTIRCWFGWPHYKIFIPDTENAPMQGGHTDWYIFRLAETYLLRAEAYYWKDNLGLAANDINAVRTRAGCDPIAAASVNIGTILDERARELYFEEPRKTELTRIAFLFAKTGKPAYNGKTYSLDNFSDNNFFYDRVIEKNVFYRTGIVTNHGDKYTMSAFHVLWPIPSNPIAANTYGVINQNKGYVGYEKNVPPLDKIPE is encoded by the coding sequence ATGCGATATACAATATTACTGGTATCAATGGCTGCACTCACTATCAGTTGCGGTAAAGACTGGCTGAAACCAAAACAACTTTCTACATACGATCCTGATGTAACGTATGTGGATGCTGCCGCTATGCGTGCGGCGCTGGTATCCTGCGCCCGCAATGCCCGGATCGAATACTATGGAGACAATCCTCCCATCCTCACAGAAATGTTATTCTCTGAAGTAACGGTGGAAGGCGTAACAGATAAATCCGGCCCGCCGCAAGACCTCAACCTGCTCATCACACCGGACGGTGCTAATCTGAATAATGCAGACCGTGCCCGGATCTACTATTATTATAGTGAAGGTTACCTGGGTATCAAATATGCGAACACGGTGATCGGGCGGATAGACAATGCTACCTATGCCAGCCGTGCGGAAAGGAATGCCATCCTTGGCTCTGCATATTTTCATCGTGCCATGCGCTATTACCGCCTTACACAACAGTTTGGTGATGTACCTGCTATTATGAAGGAAACAACAGAACCCAAACTGGATTATACTTCTACCAAACGCGAAGTGATACTGGAGTATATCAAAAAGGACCTGGACTCTGCCAAAGGATGGCTCACGGATAACGTAGCGAGGGGAGAAGTAACAAAAGGTGCGGTGTTACACCTGCTCACAAAAGTGAACCTGGCACTGGGTAAATTTGATGAAGCCATTGAATCTGCCAATGCCCTGATCAATGGCGGTGCTTATAGCCTCATGAAAGTGCCTTTCGGTGCTACAAAAAAGAACGTGATCTGGGACCTGCACCGCCCGGAGAATAAATCACTGGGTGAAAATAAAGAAGGCATTTTTATGGTGATAGACCGTTTCGGAGATGGCGGTTATGATGGTGGCATGCGCATCATGCGGCAGGCAGTACCTTTGTGGGGAACGAACATCAACACACCTTCCGGTAAAAAAGGTACAAACGATAATACCAATCCGCCGGTAGTGCTCAGCAACCTCTACGGCAGAGGCATCGGCAGATGCAGGCCAACACCCTACAGCAATTATGAGATCTGGACGGACCCTAAGGACCTGCGTCATGCCCCGGGTAACTGGATGAACATGGAAGACCTGGTGTATAACGATCCTGGACTACTCTCTTCCAACGATCCCTATTATTTAAAACCATTACAGTTAAGGAATGCCAACGGTGGTCTGTTATGTACAGATACTATCCGCTGCTGGTTCGGATGGCCGCACTATAAGATCTTTATTCCTGATACGGAGAATGCGCCCATGCAGGGCGGGCATACAGACTGGTACATTTTCCGGCTGGCAGAAACTTATCTGTTGAGAGCAGAAGCTTATTACTGGAAAGACAACCTGGGCCTGGCTGCCAATGATATCAATGCCGTGAGAACACGCGCAGGCTGCGACCCTATTGCTGCAGCATCCGTGAACATTGGCACCATCCTCGATGAAAGAGCCAGGGAATTGTACTTTGAAGAACCACGTAAAACAGAGCTCACACGCATCGCCTTCCTGTTTGCGAAAACCGGCAAACCTGCCTACAATGGTAAAACCTATAGCCTGGATAATTTCTCAGACAACAATTTCTTTTATGACCGTGTGATAGAAAAGAATGTTTTCTACAGAACAGGTATAGTTACCAATCACGGTGATAAATACACGATGAGTGCCTTTCATGTATTGTGGCCCATTCCATCCAATCCTATTGCTGCGAACACCTATGGGGTGATCAACCAGAACAAAGGATATGTGGGGTATGAAAAAAATGTACCTCCGCTGGACAAGATCCCGGAATAA
- a CDS encoding fatty acid desaturase family protein, giving the protein MRTGKQLILATKPFARDVTWKSWYYTLTTAIILAGLLTAVYINETLPFLRIACSILCGLVIVRMFVIYHDHQHHAILHRSLPADILFTLFGIFVLAPTSIWKRSHDHHHNHNSKLFSASIGSYPIMTKEKFEGSTAAEQRAYLAVRHPLTILFGYLSMFVYGMCVRSFLCSPLKHWDSILALVLHIGVGVFIFLNLGWTGWLLLQFLPFFIACAIGAYLFYAQHNFPGVTFNEKEEWCHDNAAMASSSYMLMSPFWKWVTGNIGYHHIHHLNARVPFYRLPEAMANIPELQQAKTTTLHPREIWACLRLKVWHPEKNEMVPL; this is encoded by the coding sequence ATGCGAACTGGAAAACAATTGATCCTGGCAACGAAGCCGTTTGCCCGGGACGTGACATGGAAAAGCTGGTATTACACGCTTACGACAGCAATCATCCTGGCGGGTTTGCTTACCGCTGTTTACATCAACGAAACACTGCCTTTTTTACGTATTGCCTGCAGCATTTTATGCGGGCTTGTTATAGTAAGGATGTTTGTGATCTATCATGATCATCAGCATCATGCCATCCTGCACAGATCACTGCCGGCAGACATCCTCTTCACCCTCTTTGGTATTTTTGTGCTGGCGCCTACCAGTATCTGGAAGCGTTCGCATGACCATCATCACAACCATAACTCCAAGCTATTCAGTGCCAGCATAGGCTCCTATCCTATTATGACGAAGGAGAAATTTGAAGGGTCTACCGCAGCAGAGCAACGCGCTTATCTTGCAGTGAGGCATCCGCTCACCATCCTGTTCGGTTACCTGAGCATGTTCGTGTACGGCATGTGTGTGCGCTCTTTCCTTTGCAGCCCGCTGAAGCATTGGGATTCTATCCTGGCCCTTGTATTACATATCGGCGTTGGGGTGTTCATTTTCCTGAACCTGGGCTGGACTGGCTGGTTATTACTACAGTTCCTCCCCTTTTTTATTGCCTGTGCTATTGGTGCTTATCTTTTTTATGCACAACATAATTTCCCCGGCGTTACTTTCAACGAAAAAGAAGAATGGTGCCATGATAATGCAGCCATGGCTTCTTCCAGCTATATGCTCATGAGCCCTTTCTGGAAATGGGTGACCGGCAATATCGGTTATCATCATATCCATCACCTGAATGCGCGCGTGCCTTTTTACCGTTTACCGGAGGCAATGGCTAACATCCCTGAACTGCAGCAAGCCAAAACCACTACCCTGCATCCACGGGAAATATGGGCCTGCCTGCGCCTGAAAGTATGGCATCCTGAAAAGAATGAAATGGTCCCACTATAA
- a CDS encoding lysophospholipid acyltransferase family protein produces MYYILLPFIYLLSWIPFPLFYGVSDLMFVMIYYVFGYRKKVVGQNLRNAFPEKSEKEIRAIMRRFYRSFCDVLLETFKTLTISERSAIKRCQLTPEALQLFNRYADENKSIIIVMGHFGNWEWAGNTFSLQCRHHLYVVYHPLSNKHFNGLIYRMRTRFGTGLIAMKDTFREMVQHKAELDATAFIADQTPAPDSAFWLTFLNQDTPVFQGTEKIARKMNYPVVYARVERLKRGYYEISAETLFDEPGKTAEGEITAAHTRALEKDIQHQPESWLWSHRRWKHKRPEITK; encoded by the coding sequence ATGTATTATATTCTTTTACCGTTCATTTATTTACTATCCTGGATACCGTTTCCCTTGTTTTATGGGGTTTCTGACCTGATGTTTGTGATGATCTATTATGTTTTCGGCTACCGGAAAAAGGTGGTAGGGCAAAACCTGCGCAATGCTTTTCCTGAAAAGTCCGAAAAGGAGATCAGAGCAATAATGCGGCGGTTTTACCGTTCTTTCTGCGATGTGCTCCTGGAAACATTCAAAACACTGACTATTTCGGAGCGATCTGCCATTAAGCGATGCCAATTGACGCCTGAGGCACTACAGCTGTTTAACCGCTATGCGGATGAAAACAAGAGTATCATTATTGTGATGGGGCATTTTGGCAACTGGGAATGGGCAGGCAATACCTTCAGCCTGCAATGCCGCCACCATCTTTACGTAGTCTATCATCCACTGTCCAACAAACATTTCAACGGCCTTATTTACCGGATGCGCACCAGGTTCGGCACCGGGCTGATTGCCATGAAAGACACCTTCCGGGAAATGGTACAGCACAAAGCAGAATTAGATGCCACTGCTTTTATTGCTGATCAGACGCCTGCGCCGGACAGCGCTTTCTGGCTCACTTTCCTGAACCAGGACACGCCGGTGTTCCAGGGAACGGAAAAGATAGCCCGGAAAATGAATTACCCGGTAGTATATGCCAGGGTGGAACGTTTAAAACGGGGATATTACGAGATCTCTGCAGAAACCCTGTTTGATGAACCGGGAAAAACAGCAGAGGGAGAAATAACAGCAGCGCATACACGCGCATTGGAAAAAGACATTCAACACCAGCCGGAAAGCTGGCTGTGGAGCCACAGAAGGTGGAAACACAAACGACCTGAGATCACTAAATAA
- the rluF gene encoding 23S rRNA pseudouridine(2604) synthase RluF → MDISVNKYISDTGFCSRREADKYIEQGRVTINDNIASKGNRVKDGDVVEVDGEPLKKKKATIYMALNKPKGITCTTDTKDKSNIIDYVNYSSRIFPIGRLDKLSEGLIFLTNDGDIVNKILRAGNQHEKEYMVTVDKPVNLEFIKAMRSGVKIMGVVTQKCFVQQEGTNRFRIILTQGLNRQIRRMCEALGYNVEALRRTRIMNITLKDLPPGKWRYFTKEEINTISAMVANSSKTGSNDGGMDE, encoded by the coding sequence ATGGATATAAGCGTAAATAAATACATCAGCGATACCGGCTTTTGCAGCAGAAGGGAAGCAGATAAATACATTGAGCAGGGCCGCGTGACCATTAATGATAACATTGCTTCCAAAGGGAACCGTGTAAAGGATGGGGATGTGGTGGAAGTGGATGGTGAGCCGCTGAAGAAAAAGAAAGCCACTATTTACATGGCGCTGAACAAACCCAAAGGCATTACCTGCACCACAGATACCAAGGATAAATCCAATATCATCGATTATGTGAATTACTCCTCCCGGATCTTCCCGATCGGGCGGCTGGATAAATTATCCGAAGGGCTCATATTCCTCACCAACGATGGGGATATCGTAAATAAGATCTTAAGGGCTGGTAATCAGCACGAGAAAGAATACATGGTTACCGTAGATAAACCGGTAAACCTGGAGTTTATCAAAGCCATGCGCAGCGGGGTGAAGATTATGGGCGTAGTGACGCAAAAGTGTTTCGTGCAGCAGGAAGGTACCAACCGTTTCCGTATTATCCTTACCCAGGGCCTCAACCGCCAGATCAGGCGGATGTGCGAAGCGCTTGGTTATAATGTGGAAGCGCTTCGCCGCACCCGTATCATGAATATTACTTTAAAAGACCTGCCACCCGGAAAGTGGCGTTATTTTACAAAAGAAGAGATCAATACCATCTCTGCCATGGTAGCCAACAGCAGTAAAACCGGCAGCAATGATGGCGGCATGGACGAATAA
- a CDS encoding 3-keto-disaccharide hydrolase, whose product MKTIFAAVVFTLCSANIFAQTKNLFNGKDLSGWHIDVPAMDKDSSVKTPFIVRDGNLVSLAKPQGHIITDAVYQNYRLEVEYRFPAKPGNCGVLVHASTPRVLYAMFPKSIECQLMHKNAGDFWCIGEDIAVPDMETRRGPKEKWGAVDGKERRIKNLTDDSEKPLGEWNKMTVECVGNVVKVWVNGDMVNEGSNCTASKGQIALQAEGSEVEFRKVALTPIKKITK is encoded by the coding sequence ATGAAAACAATCTTTGCTGCCGTTGTATTCACCCTCTGTTCCGCAAATATTTTTGCGCAAACTAAAAATCTCTTCAATGGTAAAGACCTCAGTGGCTGGCATATAGATGTGCCTGCCATGGATAAGGACTCCAGTGTAAAAACACCCTTTATTGTACGGGATGGCAACCTGGTTAGTCTTGCCAAACCACAGGGCCATATTATCACGGATGCTGTTTACCAGAACTACCGGCTGGAAGTGGAATACCGTTTCCCTGCCAAACCAGGCAACTGTGGTGTACTGGTACATGCATCCACTCCCCGTGTGTTGTATGCCATGTTCCCCAAATCCATCGAATGCCAGCTGATGCATAAGAACGCAGGCGATTTCTGGTGTATCGGGGAAGATATCGCCGTACCGGATATGGAAACACGCCGCGGACCCAAAGAAAAATGGGGCGCTGTGGATGGTAAAGAGAGAAGGATCAAAAACCTCACGGACGATTCAGAAAAACCACTGGGTGAATGGAATAAGATGACGGTAGAATGTGTGGGAAATGTGGTGAAAGTATGGGTGAACGGAGATATGGTGAACGAAGGTTCCAACTGTACCGCTTCTAAAGGCCAGATAGCTTTACAGGCTGAAGGTTCAGAAGTGGAGTTCCGTAAGGTGGCTTTAACGCCGATCAAAAAGATCACGAAGTAA
- a CDS encoding sialidase family protein: MNPPGVIIFHSPPSTGRYIGSPSICILPGGDYVASHDLFGPASAEHETPVVKVYRSADKGVSWVQTAELKGQFWSNLFVHHGALYMIGTDKHYGNLVIRRSADHGSNWTDRHLIREGRFHTAPVPVAVHKGRLWRGVEVATGPAEQWAAMLGASVFSADENADLLKSSSWKHSNHLLDSTGWLEGNAVATREGEMWNMLRLHRPNDKEQEHAAIIKVSEDGSTVAFDRFIPFPGGSKKFSIRYDAVSQLYWTIANYVPPAYRHIIQLDKVRNTQALCSSPDLLTWDLREIVLQHTDHEKHGFGYVDWQFEGDDIIFLSRTAFDANSFHEANYLTFHRIPRFRTIDKLNAK, translated from the coding sequence ATGAATCCTCCGGGTGTAATAATATTCCATAGTCCGCCATCCACAGGCCGTTATATTGGTTCTCCTTCGATCTGTATATTACCTGGTGGAGATTATGTGGCGTCCCACGACCTTTTTGGACCTGCTTCCGCGGAACATGAAACCCCGGTGGTGAAGGTTTACCGCTCTGCAGACAAAGGTGTTAGCTGGGTGCAAACGGCAGAACTGAAAGGCCAGTTCTGGTCTAATCTTTTTGTACACCATGGCGCCCTGTACATGATAGGAACGGATAAACATTACGGCAACCTGGTGATCCGCCGCTCTGCTGATCATGGCAGTAACTGGACGGACAGGCACCTTATCAGGGAAGGCCGTTTTCATACAGCTCCTGTGCCTGTTGCGGTACATAAAGGAAGATTATGGCGCGGTGTGGAAGTTGCTACCGGCCCTGCTGAACAATGGGCTGCCATGCTAGGGGCCAGCGTGTTCAGTGCAGATGAAAATGCAGACCTGCTGAAGTCTTCCAGCTGGAAACATTCCAATCATCTGCTGGATAGTACCGGCTGGCTGGAAGGGAATGCAGTGGCTACCAGGGAAGGAGAGATGTGGAACATGCTGAGGCTGCACCGGCCCAACGATAAAGAACAGGAACATGCAGCGATTATAAAGGTCAGTGAAGATGGCAGTACAGTGGCGTTTGACAGGTTCATCCCTTTCCCGGGAGGCAGCAAAAAGTTCAGCATCCGTTACGATGCTGTTTCTCAGTTGTACTGGACCATTGCCAACTATGTACCACCCGCATACCGGCATATCATTCAGCTGGATAAAGTACGTAACACACAGGCTTTGTGCAGCTCACCTGATCTGCTTACCTGGGACCTGAGAGAGATTGTATTACAGCACACAGATCATGAAAAGCATGGTTTTGGTTATGTGGACTGGCAGTTTGAGGGAGATGATATTATCTTCTTATCCCGTACGGCCTTTGATGCCAATAGTTTCCATGAAGCCAATTACCTTACCTTTCACCGCATACCGCGATTCAGAACTATAGATAAATTAAACGCTAAATGA